A single region of the Variovorax terrae genome encodes:
- the rplC gene encoding 50S ribosomal protein L3, whose translation MSLSNSLGLLGRKVGMMRLFTDDGDAVPVTVVDVSNNRVTQVKTQENDGYVALQVTFGARKASRVSKPQAGHLAKAGVEAGEIIQEFRVAADTAAQYKAGASVPVTAVFAVGQKVDVQGTTIGKGFAGTIKRHHFGSQRASHGNSRSHNVPGSISMAQDPGRVFPGKRMSGHLGDDTVTTQNLDVIRIDEARQLLLIKGAVPGSKGGFVTVRPAIKAKASKGAN comes from the coding sequence ATGAGTCTGAGCAACTCCCTCGGGTTGCTGGGCCGCAAGGTGGGCATGATGCGTCTGTTCACCGATGACGGGGACGCAGTGCCCGTCACGGTGGTGGATGTGTCCAACAACCGCGTGACCCAGGTCAAAACCCAAGAGAACGACGGCTACGTGGCCCTGCAGGTCACGTTCGGCGCACGCAAAGCTTCGCGCGTGTCCAAGCCGCAAGCCGGCCACCTTGCCAAGGCAGGTGTGGAAGCCGGTGAGATCATCCAGGAATTCCGCGTCGCCGCTGACACCGCAGCCCAGTACAAGGCTGGTGCTTCCGTGCCCGTGACGGCCGTGTTCGCCGTGGGCCAGAAGGTGGACGTGCAGGGCACGACCATCGGCAAGGGCTTCGCCGGCACCATCAAGCGCCACCACTTCGGTTCGCAGCGCGCCTCCCACGGTAACAGCCGCTCGCACAATGTGCCCGGCTCGATCTCGATGGCGCAGGATCCGGGCCGCGTGTTTCCGGGCAAGCGCATGTCGGGCCACCTCGGCGACGACACCGTGACCACTCAAAACCTCGACGTGATCCGCATCGACGAAGCGCGTCAACTGCTCTTGATCAAGGGCGCTGTTCCGGGCTCCAAGGGTGGCTTCGTGACGGTGCGTCCGGCGATCAAGGCCAAAGCATCCAAAGGAGCGAACTGA
- the rplD gene encoding 50S ribosomal protein L4, which translates to MQLELLNDQGQAASKVDAPETVFGREYNEDLVHQIVVAFQANARQGTRAQKDREQVKHSTKKPFKQKGTGRARAGMTSSPLWRGGGRIFPNSPEENFTQKINKKMYRAGMASIFSQLAREGRLAVVDSLKVETPKTKPLAAKFKAMNLESVMVIADEVDENLYLASRNLVNVLVVEPRYADPVSLVHYKKVLVTKGAIDKLKEMFA; encoded by the coding sequence ATGCAGCTCGAACTCCTGAATGACCAGGGCCAGGCCGCGTCCAAGGTGGACGCGCCCGAGACCGTGTTCGGTCGTGAATACAACGAAGATCTGGTGCACCAGATCGTGGTCGCCTTCCAGGCCAATGCCCGCCAGGGCACGCGCGCCCAGAAGGACCGCGAGCAGGTCAAGCACTCGACCAAGAAGCCTTTCAAGCAAAAGGGAACGGGCCGCGCCCGTGCCGGTATGACCTCGTCGCCGCTGTGGCGCGGGGGCGGCCGGATTTTCCCGAACAGCCCGGAAGAAAACTTCACCCAGAAGATCAACAAGAAGATGTACCGCGCCGGCATGGCCTCCATCTTCTCGCAACTGGCCCGCGAAGGCCGCCTGGCCGTGGTGGATTCCCTGAAAGTGGAAACCCCCAAGACCAAGCCGCTCGCCGCCAAGTTCAAGGCGATGAATCTGGAATCGGTGATGGTGATCGCCGACGAAGTGGACGAAAACCTGTACCTCGCTTCCCGCAATCTGGTGAACGTGCTCGTGGTCGAGCCGCGTTACGCCGATCCGGTGTCGCTGGTGCATTACAAGAAAGTGCTCGTCACCAAGGGCGCGATCGACAAACTCAAGGAGATGTTCGCATGA
- the rplW gene encoding 50S ribosomal protein L23 translates to MSTLKFDEGRLMQVLVAPIVSEKATMVADKSNAVTFKVLQDATKPEIKAAVELMFKVEVKGVSVVNTKGKTKRFGKSIGRRDNVRKAYVTLKPGQELNLAGEAA, encoded by the coding sequence ATGAGCACGCTCAAGTTTGACGAAGGCCGTCTGATGCAGGTGCTGGTCGCCCCGATCGTGTCCGAAAAGGCCACGATGGTTGCCGACAAGAGCAATGCCGTGACGTTCAAGGTGCTGCAGGATGCCACCAAACCCGAGATCAAGGCCGCCGTGGAATTGATGTTCAAGGTTGAGGTCAAGGGCGTTTCTGTGGTCAACACCAAGGGCAAGACCAAGCGTTTTGGCAAGTCCATCGGCCGCCGCGACAACGTGCGCAAGGCCTATGTGACGCTGAAGCCGGGTCAGGAGCTGAACCTTGCCGGGGAGGCCGCGTAA